The following coding sequences lie in one Eschrichtius robustus isolate mEscRob2 chromosome 17, mEscRob2.pri, whole genome shotgun sequence genomic window:
- the TRAM1 gene encoding translocating chain-associated membrane protein 1 — protein MAIRKKSTKSPPVLSHEFVLQNHADIVSCVAMVFLLGLMFEITAKASIIFVTLQYNVTLPATEEQATESAFLYYYGIKDLATVFFYMLVAIIIHAIIQEYVLDKINRRMHFSKTKHSKFNESGQLSAFYLFSCVWGTFILISENYISDPTILWRAYPHNLMTFQMKFFYISQLAYWFHAFPELYFQKTKKEDIPRQLVYIGLYLFHIAGAYLLNLNHLGLVLLVLHYFVEFLFHISRLFYFSDEKYQKGFSLWAVLFVLGRLLTLILSVLTVGFGLARAENQKLDFSTGNFNVLAVRIAVLASICITQAFMMWKFINFQLRRWREHSAFQAPTVKKKPTVTKGRSSRKGTENGVNGTVTSNGADCPRNRKEKSS, from the exons ATGGCGATTCGCAAGAAGAGCACCAAGAGCCCCCCGGTCCTGAGCCACGAATTCGTCCTGCAGAATCACGCGGACATCGTCTCCTGTGTGGCGATGGTCTTCTTGCTGGGGCTCATGTTCGAG ataaCAGCAAAAGCTTCTATAATTTTTGTTACTCTTCAGTACAATGTTACCCTCCCTGCAACAG AAGAACAAGCTACTGAATCAGCGTTCCTTTATTACTATGGTATCAAAGATTTGGCTACAGTTTTCTTCTACATGCTAGTGGCGATAATTATTCATGCCATAATTCAAGAATATGTGTTGGAT aaaattaacaGGCGAATGCACTTTTCCAAAACGAAACACAGCAAGTTTAATGAATCTGGTCAGCTGAGTGCATTCTACCTATTTTCTTGTGTTTGGGGCACATTCATTCTCATATCT GAAAACTATATCTCAGACCCAACTATCTTGTGGAGAGCTTATCCCCATAACCTGATGAC ATTTCAAATGAAGTTTTTCTACATATCACAGTTGGCATACTGGTTTCATGCTTTTCCTGAACTCtacttccagaaaaccaaaaaa GAAGATATTCCTCGTCAGCTCGTCTACATTGGTCTTTACCTCTTTCACATTGCCGGAGCTTATCTTTTGAA CTTGAATCATCTAGGACTTGTTCTTTTGGTGCTGCACTATTTTGTCGAGTTTCTTTTCCACATTTCCCGCCTGTTTTATTTTAGTGATGAAAAGTATCAGAAAGG ATTTTCTCTGTGGGCAGTTCTGTTTGTGTTGGGAAGACTTCTGACTTTAATTCTTTCGGTACTCACTGTTGGCTTTGGCCTTGCAAGAGCAGAGAATCAGAAGCTGGATTTCAGTACTGGAAACTTCAATGTGTTGGCTGTTAG AATTGCTGTTCTGGCATCCATTTGCATTACCCAAGCATTCATGATGTGGAAGTTCATTAACTTTCAGCTTCGGAGGTGGAGAGAACATTCTGCTTTTCAGGCACCGACTGTGAAGAAGAAACCAACAGTGACTAAAGGCAGGTCTTCTAGAAAAGGAACAG aAAATGGTGTAAATGGAACAGTAACTTCAAATGGAGCAGACTGTCCgcggaacagaaaagagaaatcttCATAA